In the genome of Halapricum salinum, one region contains:
- a CDS encoding transcription factor S: MEFCDDCGSMMKTEGDVWVCGSCGAEKARSESAEKQAVTTQGQEESEIVDTSEVDPGDMGPTTRERCPECGNERAFYEMKQIRSADESETRFFTCTECEHKWREDDH; encoded by the coding sequence ATGGAGTTTTGCGACGACTGCGGTTCGATGATGAAAACGGAGGGCGACGTCTGGGTCTGTGGTAGCTGCGGGGCCGAGAAAGCACGGAGCGAGTCGGCTGAAAAACAGGCAGTGACGACCCAAGGCCAAGAAGAGAGCGAGATCGTCGACACCTCGGAAGTCGACCCCGGCGACATGGGGCCGACGACGCGCGAGCGCTGCCCGGAGTGTGGCAACGAACGCGCCTTCTACGAGATGAAACAGATCCGCTCGGCCGACGAGTCAGAGACGCGCTTTTTCACCTGTACCGAGTGCGAGCACAAGTGGCGCGAAGACGACCACTGA